The genomic segment GCGGCGCGCTGGGATTTGAACTGCTGGATCGCGAGAAATTCGGTATGAGCCAATTCAGCGAGCAGATCAATTATCAGCGGGCGCTGGAAGGCGAAATCGCCCGCACCATTGAAACGCTAAATCCGGTGAAATCGGCCAGGGTTCATATTGCGATGCCGAAACCCTCGCTGTTTGTGCGCGAACACAAGCCGGCCACCGCCTCGGTGACGTTGGCGTTGTATCCCGGGCGCGCGCTGGACGCCGGTCAAATTCAGGCCATTACCTGGTTGATATCCGGCACCGTGCCCGATTTACCCGCCGGAAATATTACCCTGGTAGACAGCCAGGGCCAATTACTTGCTCAACCGGGCAATGATGAGCTTAACCTCAGCACGACCCAGCTTGCCTATACCCGTGAAGTGGAGGGCGATTATCAGCGGCGCATCAGCGCGATACTTGCGCCGGTGATAGGCGCGGCCAACGTGCGCGCGGAGGTGACCGCCCAGTTGGACTTTACCGCGGTGGAGCAAACGGCGGAGCAGCATAAACCCAACGGACGCCCGGAGGAGATGGCAATCCGCAGCCAACAGTTAAACGCCAGCGATCAGATCGGTATTCAGGCGCCTGGCGGTGTACCGGGGGCGCTTAGCAATCAGCCCACTCCGCCGGCCACGGCGCCGATTGAATCCCCCGCCAACCCCGCCGCCGGCAAAAAGCCCGCCGCCAAGGACGGTGCCCCGGCGCCCGCCGCCATCGCGCAGCCGCCGCGCAGCAGCCAAAACGAAAAAACCATCAATTACGAAGTCGATCGCACGCTGACCCACAGCCGTTTTCGTCCCGGCGTGCTTAAACGCCTGTCGGTGGCGGTGGTGGTTAACGACCGTAAGGACAGCGCCGGCAAGCCCGTACGGTTGACGCCGCAGGAAATGCAGGATGTGA from the Candidatus Sodalis pierantonius str. SOPE genome contains:
- the fliF gene encoding flagellar basal-body MS-ring/collar protein FliF — protein: MNASAMDINAKSAISLTNLIARFRDHPKYTLLAAGAAGIALAIVLLLWARTPDYRILYSNISDQDGGAVVAELTTMNIPYRFAGNSGAIMVPSDRVHETRLLLAQKGLPKGGALGFELLDREKFGMSQFSEQINYQRALEGEIARTIETLNPVKSARVHIAMPKPSLFVREHKPATASVTLALYPGRALDAGQIQAITWLISGTVPDLPAGNITLVDSQGQLLAQPGNDELNLSTTQLAYTREVEGDYQRRISAILAPVIGAANVRAEVTAQLDFTAVEQTAEQHKPNGRPEEMAIRSQQLNASDQIGIQAPGGVPGALSNQPTPPATAPIESPANPAAGKKPAAKDGAPAPAAIAQPPRSSQNEKTINYEVDRTLTHSRFRPGVLKRLSVAVVVNDRKDSAGKPVRLTPQEMQDVTALVREAMGFSSERGDTLNIVNTRFVANQDMPPSLPFWQDPGLQAMAFSTMRYALVALLFWLAWRKGFRPLWQRQQEIERERIRAQYEANLPRDEPRPVSRSELEKETREKARQAMEDSIQQLRDIAAARPQMVARILRQWITREQQPS